The Pantoea sp. At-9b genome includes a window with the following:
- a CDS encoding DUF2280 domain-containing protein produces the protein MAALKPEVKAFIVQSVACFDTPSQVTEAVLKEFGIKINRQQVEQHDPTKASGKRLAQKWVDMFNATRERFQTELADIPIANKAYRLRALDRMATRTEGMKNFALTAQLIEQAAKECGDAFSNRQKVEHTGKDGGAIQTITMSKEDYKSARQEMMEDDDC, from the coding sequence ATGGCGGCATTAAAACCAGAGGTTAAAGCCTTTATAGTTCAGTCTGTTGCATGCTTTGATACACCATCACAGGTTACCGAGGCTGTCCTGAAAGAATTCGGTATAAAGATTAACCGCCAACAGGTTGAACAACACGACCCGACGAAGGCCAGCGGAAAGAGACTGGCGCAAAAGTGGGTGGACATGTTCAACGCCACCCGCGAACGATTCCAGACTGAGTTAGCCGACATCCCGATCGCCAATAAGGCGTACCGGCTGCGCGCACTCGACCGTATGGCGACGCGCACTGAAGGCATGAAGAACTTTGCGCTGACCGCTCAGCTGATTGAGCAGGCGGCCAAAGAGTGCGGCGACGCATTCAGCAACCGGCAGAAAGTGGAGCACACCGGCAAAGATGGCGGCGCCATCCAGACAATCACCATGAGCAAAGAGGATTACAAATCCGCCCGGCAGGAGATGATGGAGGATGACGACTGCTGA